The Filimonas lacunae genomic sequence GCTGGCTTATTACCGCCCCCAATGCCAAAGGCACAATAGTATTGTTTCACGGTTACACCGGCGAAAAATCATCTATGCTTGACAAGGCGGATGTGTTTTTGAAAGCGGGCTATACCGTATTACTACCCGATTTTATGGGCTCTGGCAGTAGTGAAGGTAATCAAACCACTATTGGTTATAAAGAAGCAGCAGAAGTAAAAACCTGTGTTGACTACCTACAACAAAAAGGAGAAAAACATATATATCTGTTTGGTACTTCTATGGGCGCAGCTGCTATTATGAAAGCTTTTAAAGATCAGCCGCTTTCCGTATCCGGGGTTATATTGGAGTGCCCTTTCAGCACCATGCTTACCACCGTACAAAACCGTTTTGAAAATATGCATATACCTGCTTTTCCCATGTCGTACCTGCTGGTATTTTGGGGAGGTGTAGAAAATGGTTTTAATGCCTTTGCCCACAAGCCTGTAAATGACGCACGTGCTATCACCTGCCCCACACTATTAGTATATGGAGAGAAAGATGAAAAAGTGAAACCTGAAGAAACCCAGGCAATATTTAAAAACCTGGCAGGTCCTAAAAAGCTGGTCACTTTTCCACTGGCAGCACACGACAATTACCTGGTGCAGTATAAAAAAGAATGGAGTGAAGCGGTCACCAGTTTTCTTGGGCAATTACCATAATTCATTTTTCGGTTAAACAGTGCTATTCTTCCTGCTTATGAACACTAAGCACACTTGTTAAAAAACTGTCATAAAAGAGCGGAATTTTGTAAAAAGAAATTTCCTTTTATCTTTGCACATGGCAACAAGAATTACTCCCTCCAGCAAAAGCTCCGGACAATCAAGATTTTTTGGCGAAGGCCTTACGTATGACGATGTGTTATTAATGCCAGCCTTTAGCCAGGTTTTGCCCCGCGAAGTAGACATCCGCACTCAGTTAACAAAGAGTATTACGCTAAATGTACCCATGCTTTCTGCAGCCATGGATACCGTTACAGAAGCCACCCTGGCCATAGCATTGGCGCGTGAAGGCGGATTAGGAATCTTGCACAAAAACATGAGCATTGAAAGACAGGCTGAACAAGTAAGGAAGGTGAAGCGTAGCGAAAGCGGTCTTATCCTTGATCCTGTTACCCTGTTACAGGATGCCACAATTGGTGATGCCCTGGTATTAATGCGCGAAAATAAAATAGGTGGTATTCCGGTAATAGATGCCAACCATAAACTGGTGGGCATTCTTACCAACCGCGATTTGCGTTTTGAAACTGATAAACGCAAAAAGGTAACCGAGGTGATGACTAAAGAAAACCTGATTACCGCTCCGGAAGGCACCGATATGAAAAAGGCCGAAAAAATTCTCCGCTCTTATAAAATCGAAAAGCTGCCTGTAGTGAATAAGCAAGGCAAGCTGATTGGTTTAATCACTTACAGAGATATTATTCAATTGATCAATAACCCCAACGCAGTAAAAGACACCTATGGCCGTTTACTGGTAGGTGCTGCATTGGGTATTACCCGCGACCTGCACGACAGGGCTTATGCTTTGCAACAGGTAGGTGTGGATATTGTAAGCCTGGACAGTGCACATGGCCACCACATTGGTGTTATTGAAGCACTGAAATCCCTGAAAAAGAAATTCAAAGGCTTACAGGTAATTGCGGGAAACATCGCTACTGCCGAAGGCGCTAAAGCATTAGCCGATGCAGGTGCAGATGCTGTTAAAGTGGGTATTGGCCCCGGCTCTATCTGTACCACCCGTATAGTAGCAGCCGCTGGTGTTCCGCAGTTAACCGCTGTAATGGAAGCAGCCAACGCATTAAAATCAAGAAACATTCCTGTTATTGCCGATGGCGGTATCCGCTACACTGGTGATATGGTAAAAGCCCTGAGTGCCGGCGCTAATGTGGTGATGATGGGTAGCGTATTTGCCGGAACAGAAGAAAGCCCTGGTGAAACCATTATTTACGAAGGCAGGAAGTTTAAAGAATACCGTGGCATGGGTAGCCTTGGCGCTATGCAGCAAGGCAGCAGCGACCGCTATTTCCAGGACATGGAAGATGGCATTAAAAAACTGGTACCGGAAGGCATTGAAGGCCGTATTGCTTACAAAGGCAACCTCAACGAGGTAGTTACCCAATATATAGGCGGTTTAAGGGCAGGTATGGGTTACACCGGTTCTAAAGATATTAAGGCGCTGCAACAGGCCACTTTTGTAAAAATCACGAATGCAGGTATGCGCG encodes the following:
- a CDS encoding alpha/beta hydrolase, which produces MKPTSRLKKSFLWMVVLLILFLNFVAFFHAWKFTHFTPGLPYKTSSRQQLSLTGKLKLGLLGVDNPRPVTKRLPGVPYQDITLQSNKRIACWLITAPNAKGTIVLFHGYTGEKSSMLDKADVFLKAGYTVLLPDFMGSGSSEGNQTTIGYKEAAEVKTCVDYLQQKGEKHIYLFGTSMGAAAIMKAFKDQPLSVSGVILECPFSTMLTTVQNRFENMHIPAFPMSYLLVFWGGVENGFNAFAHKPVNDARAITCPTLLVYGEKDEKVKPEETQAIFKNLAGPKKLVTFPLAAHDNYLVQYKKEWSEAVTSFLGQLP
- the guaB gene encoding IMP dehydrogenase, which encodes MATRITPSSKSSGQSRFFGEGLTYDDVLLMPAFSQVLPREVDIRTQLTKSITLNVPMLSAAMDTVTEATLAIALAREGGLGILHKNMSIERQAEQVRKVKRSESGLILDPVTLLQDATIGDALVLMRENKIGGIPVIDANHKLVGILTNRDLRFETDKRKKVTEVMTKENLITAPEGTDMKKAEKILRSYKIEKLPVVNKQGKLIGLITYRDIIQLINNPNAVKDTYGRLLVGAALGITRDLHDRAYALQQVGVDIVSLDSAHGHHIGVIEALKSLKKKFKGLQVIAGNIATAEGAKALADAGADAVKVGIGPGSICTTRIVAAAGVPQLTAVMEAANALKSRNIPVIADGGIRYTGDMVKALSAGANVVMMGSVFAGTEESPGETIIYEGRKFKEYRGMGSLGAMQQGSSDRYFQDMEDGIKKLVPEGIEGRIAYKGNLNEVVTQYIGGLRAGMGYTGSKDIKALQQATFVKITNAGMRESHAHDVEITKESPNYSRR